Proteins encoded in a region of the Neodiprion lecontei isolate iyNeoLeco1 chromosome 5, iyNeoLeco1.1, whole genome shotgun sequence genome:
- the LOC124294768 gene encoding tigger transposable element-derived protein 6-like: MANPAGGRKRKAISLQKKLEILEEVHDNPQEPKISVAKRLGLPYSTLMTIIANSADIRSSTSKAGPLGEKRTRTQEGRFSDLDKALLTWFQQKRAANIPVSGPMLQEQALIFAKKLNVTADFKASAGWVFKFKKRCGITGRSVCGEANSVDEATVEQWKNIDLPRIIKNYDLRDIYNTDETGLFFNLLPSKTLAEKGDPCHGGKQSEQRLTVLLTANADGSDKLRPLVIGKSQKPRCFKGVKSFPTEYAANKKAWMTGALFESQLDKLNNRMRREKRKVLLLLDNCAAHPPALRFSNIELAFFPANCTSHLQPLDLGIIAALKAKYRKMLVQRAVAALDAGETMPNLHVLQAMQLTGIAWNQVQSDTIAKCFQNAGVVKANDLDASSNEENELEGFEEPGDWAQVCAGLQFEDFVHYDEDLSTCAVQDDDDIVTEILAQDSDGDSDEIDETVKEVPVKFCEALSALEITKRYIMSKVIDGKGMQLVSDYERFMYDCSLAEKKQATIDSFFKPQ; encoded by the exons ATGGCAAATCCAGCAGGggggaggaaaagaaaagcaaTATCGCTGCAGAAGAAGCTGGAAATTTTAGAGGAAGTACATGATAACCCACAAGAACCGAAGATCAGTGTTGCAAAGCGGCTCGGTCTTCCATATTCAACACTGATGACAATTATCGCCAATTCGGCAGACATTAGGTCAAGTACGTCTAAGGCAGGACCTTTAGGCGAGAAAAGAACACGAACTCAAGAGGGCCGATTTTCAGACTTGGACAAAGCATTGCTCACATGGTTCCAACAAAAACGGGCCGCGAACATACCCGTTAGTGGTCCAATGCTGCAAGAGCAAGctttaatttttgcaaaaaaattaaatgtaacTGCTGACTTCAAAGCATCGGCTGGCTGGgtgttcaaatttaaaaaacgttGCGGCATAACCGGCAGAAGTGTTTGCGGGGAAGCTAACAGTGTCGACGAGGCTACTGTAGAGCAGTGGAAGAACATCGATTTGCCTCGAATCATAAAGAACTACGATCTCCGAGATATTTACAACACCGATGAGACAGGTCTGTTTTTCAATCTCCTACCATCTAAAACATTGGCTGAAAAAGGAGACCCCTGTCACGGAGGGAAACAGAGTGAACAGAGACTGACGGTGCTTCTAACAGCGAATGCAGATGGCTCCGATAAACTTCGTCCCTTGGTCATCGGGAAATCACAGAAGCCGCGTTGTTTTAAAGGCGTAAAAAGCTTTCCTACAGAGTACGCAGCAAACAAAAAAGCATGGATGACTGGAGCATTATTTGAGTCGCAGTTAGATAAGCTGAATAACAGAATGCGTCGTGAGAAGAGGAAAGTCTTGTTGTTGCTTGACAACTGTGCCGCTCACCCCCCGGCACTCCGTTTTAGCAACATTGAACTGGCTTTTTTTCCGGCCAACTGTACAAGCCATCTGCAGCCCCTGGATTTAGGAATCATCGCTGCTTTGAAGGCCAAATACCGCAAGATGCTGGTACAGCGGGCAGTCGCGGCACTCGACGCGGGAGAAACGATGCCGAACTTGCATGTTCTGCAG GCAATGCAACTGACCGGTATTGCATGGAACCAAGTACAGTCTGACACCATTGCCAAGTGCTTTCAAAATGCAGGAGTCGTAAAGGCGAATGATCTCGATGCCTCTTCTAACGAAGAGAATGAGCTTGAGGGTTTCGAAGAGCCCGGAGATTGGGCACAAGTGTGTGCTGGGCTTCAGTTCGAGGATTTCGTTCATTACGATGAAGACTTGAGTACATGCGCGGTACAGGATGACGATGACATTGTAACTGAAATTCTTGCGCAAGACTCAGACGGGGATTCGGACGAAATAGACGAAACTGTCAAAGAAGTCCCGGTGAAATTTTGTGAAGCTTTGTCGGCACTGGAAATTACAAAGCGATATATAATGTCCAAGGTTATCGATGGTAAAGGCATGCAACTCGTCAGTGACTACGAACGTTTCATGTACGATTGCTCGTTGGCAGAAAAGAAACAAGCCACCATTGACAGCTTCTTCAAACCTCAATAA